In Brevibacillus marinus, the genomic window TGATCGCCAGGTCGACAGCGCGATCGCTGCCTTCGTAATCAAGCCCCCAAACATGCTCGATCAACTGCTCACGGGTGAACGTCTGATTGGGATGGCGCGCCAGGAACAGGAACAGCGACAAATCACGCGGCGGAAAAGCGAGCTCTACGCCGTGCAGCTTTACCGAGTGGGCTTTAAAGTCCACCTGCAGACTGCCGAACGATGTAAATCGCTCGCCCCCCGTGGACGAGGCGGACCGCCGCAGCACGGCGTTAACCCGCGCTACCACCTCTTCGGCAATAAACGGTTTGGTGATGTAGTCATCCGCTCCTTGATTCAAGCCGGCCAATTTTTGCTCGATTTGCCCGATCGCCGTGAGCATCACCACGGGACAGGAACTTCTTTCCCGGATATACCGCAAGATGCTCCACCCGTCCCGGCCCGGGAGCATCACATCGAGCAGGACGAGGGCAGGAGGTGAGGCGGTAAACTTGGCAATCGCTTCTTCACCGCTGAACGCCTGTTCCACCCGATACTGTGCGCGTTCCAGGTAAGCCTTCAGGACGCGTGAAATAGCCAATTCATCTTCCACAATCAGAATCTGTTTCATGAACATCCCACCTTGGCAGCGAAGACGTTTACGAGACAACAAGTTTATGAGCAAGCGCGTTTATGTACATAAGCTGTCGGCAAAGAGGCGTTGGACTTGTTGACAGCCCGGGATGAGCGTGGCGCGGCGAACGCCGCGTTGTGTTGCGTTTGCCGCTTGCTTGCCGGCCGGCGTTGTTATGTAAGGATGGATCTTGCAAACAGGTTTCCCGCGACAACGACAGACGGGAACATGGTTGCGACAACCATGTTCCCCCCGCGGACCGTCATTCTGCTTTTGCTTCAACACGATTTTGCAGGACGGTCAGCAGCTGCTCCAGCAGCGTGCGGATTTGCTCGCTGTCATTTGCTTCCACTGCCTGCTGCAATTGCTCCCACAGTTGATGCTGTTCGTCCCAGAGCCGGAACGGAACGCCCAGTTCGGCGAGCTGCGCTTTCGCCTCTTCCTGGGTGATTACGCCGTCTTTTAGCTGCTGGCGAATCTGCTCCACTTTTTGCTTGGTTTCTTCGTCCAGCTGCGGACGGTCGAGCACCTTGAGGAAGCCGGGGTGTTCGATGCCCAGTTCGGCGAGCTGCGCTTTCGCCTCTTCCTGGGTGATTGCGCCGTCTTTCAGCTGCTGGCGGATCTGCTCCACTTTTTGCTTGGTTTCTTCGTCCAGCTGCGGACGGTCGAGCACCTTGAGGAAGCCGGGATGTTCGATGCCCAGTTCGGCGAGCTGCGCTTTCGCCTCTTCCTGGGTGATTGCGCCGTCTTTCAGCTGCTGGCGAATCTGCTCCACTTTTTGCTTGGTTTCTTCGTCCAGCTGCGGACGGTCGAGCACCTTGAGGAAGCCGGGATGTTCGATGCCCAGTTCGGCGAGCTGCGCTTTCGCCTCTTCCTGGGTGATTGCGCCGTCTTTCAGCTGCTGGCGGATCTGCTCCACTTTTTGCTTGGTTTCTGCGTCCAGCTGCGAAAGGACGAACACTTTTTTGAAGAAACCGGGGTGTTCGATGCCCAGTTCGGCGAGCTGCGCTTTCGCTTCTTCCTGGGTGATTGCGCCGTCTTTCAGCTGCTGGCGGATCTGCTCCACTTTTTGCTTGGTTTCTTCGTCGAGCGGCGGGTGAAGCTGCGCGAAAACCTCTGTAAAATCGTCCGCCAAATCGGGTGCATAGGTGTTGACCAACTCCAGCAGCTGCTCGCGATTTACCTTATGGACGGCTTTTGCTCCCCAGGGAAACTCTGCCACCTGCTGCTGAACGCCATCTCCAGCCACCGTGTCGGAGTTGGCAGCGGCGAAAACAGAGAACGGTGCCGCTACAGAAAGCGCCAGGACTCCGGTCAAGATAGGAATTGAGACTCGTTTCATCAGATCGTGCTCCTTTCATGATTGATTATCGTCAGCG contains:
- a CDS encoding response regulator transcription factor, which translates into the protein MKQILIVEDELAISRVLKAYLERAQYRVEQAFSGEEAIAKFTASPPALVLLDVMLPGRDGWSILRYIRERSSCPVVMLTAIGQIEQKLAGLNQGADDYITKPFIAEEVVARVNAVLRRSASSTGGERFTSFGSLQVDFKAHSVKLHGVELAFPPRDLSLFLFLARHPNQTFTREQLIEHVWGLDYEGSDRAVDLAIKRIRRRLENWPASEGEIRTLRGLGYQLYVCEK